The genomic interval GTAGCGTTAGCAGGCGTGCAAATGCGCTGGTCAGTTGAACAAGTGGATAGTGCAATTGTCGTTGACCGTTCACACAGTATGATGGAGAAGGAACAAACCGTATTAAGTCAAATAAATGATGCGCTGGAAGATAAGGCACCAGAAGACAAGGCTGGGGTTATATCCACTGGTAGAGAAGCAGTTGTAGAAAAACCTTTATCAGATCATGTTCGCGGTATTCAGTCATTTGAAACCGATACGAACCGCTCCTACACCAACTTAGCTTCGGGATTGCAGCTTGGTGGCAGTATGTTTTCCGCAAATGATACGGGTCGCGTGGTACTCATGACCGATGGCAATGAAAATATAGGGGATGCTGTCAGGCAGGCGACTTATTTACATAAACGCGGTTATGTTGTTGATGTTGTCCCTTTTTCGCCCGAATATAAAGATGATGTGGCACTTACCTCGTTTGACGTTCCGGAAACGATTTATTTAGGGGAGCAAGCCGCTCTTTCCATGACCATAGACAGCAGTATGGACACATCCGGCCAGGTCCGAATCAAGCAAGACGGACAAACCATTGTTGACCAAACGGTGTCCCTGAATAAGGGTTCGAATCAATTAGCGTTTCATCATTTGGTTTCGACAGATGGATTTCACACCTTTCGTGCTGAGGTTATCAGTGAGCGTGATCAAGTCGTGGAAAATAATCAACTGGCAGCCTTCGCGGAAACGAAAGGTCTGCCAAATGTGCTGATTGTTGAGGGGGAAAACGGAGCAGCAGCTAACTTGGAAAAAGCACTTGATGCATCGGCGGTTCAGGCGAAAACCATATCACCTGATTTATTGCCTAGGCAATTAAGCAGTTATTTAACGTATGACACGATTGTTTTCAGCAACGTGTCCGCACACATGGTAACCGGCAAACAAATGACTTTAATGGAGCGCGCGGTTAAAAATTTTGGTGTTGGTTTTATCATGACAGGCGGGGATCAAGCGTTTGGTGTTGGTGGTTATTTTAAAACACCGATTGAAAAATTACTGCCAGTGGATATGGAAGTTAAAGGAAAAAAAGAGCTGCCTTCGCTTGGTCTATCGATTGTGCTTGATAAATCAGGAAGTATGGGTGGGAATAAGATCGCACTGGCTCGTGAGGCGGCTGCCAGGTCGGTTGAACTATTAAGAGAAAAGGATACGCTTGGTGTCATTGCGTTTGATGGTACACCATGGCAAGTGGTTGAACCAGGCCCAATTGATGATAAGGAAGACGTGTTAAAGCAAATTCGGTCAATCACGGCAAGTGGGGGAACAGATATATTCACCCCATTGACACAAGCCTATGACCAAATGGATCCGCTGGAATTAAAGCGAAAGCATATTATTCTGTTAACAGATGGGCAGTCAGCAACTTCGACGAATTATCGGCAAATGATTGAGGAAGCACAGAACAAGGGGATAACCTTATCCACGGTAGCCATTGGCAGGCGAGCTGACGGACCGTTACTGGAAGAAATGGCGCAACTGGGTGGAGGTCGTTTTTACCAAGTGCACAACAATTCCAGTATCCCGACCATTTTATCAAGAGAAACATCCTTAGTGACCAGAACCTACATCGAGGATGATCCATTTTACCCGAAAGTTACTGCAGGCGCGGGTGGCTGGGGATCCTATTTTGACAAAGGCGTCCCACAGATGAATGCGTATATTGCCACAACACCCAAAGGACGCGCGCAGCAACTATTAACAAGTGAAAAAGATGATCCGGTCTTGGCGAGATGGCAGTATGGGTTAGGTAAAACGGTAGCTTGGACCTCTGACTTATCCGGCGAATGGGCTGGTGATTGGCCGCAATGGAAAAATTGGTCACCATTATGGAATGATATCGTGACCTGGACATTTCCACAGTATCAGAAAAAATCCTATCAAGTGTCGAAACAAATAGAGGGAAATCAGGTAACATTAAACGTAACAGCAGCAGACAATGAAACGTCCACCTTACATGCAACATTAGTACGTGATACCGGAGAAGAAGTGCCGTTCAACTTGCAACCAAAAGCGCCTGGTGCGTATCAAGGAGCTTTTGAAGCAAATAATCAAGGGGTTTACTTTTTACAAATCACCGAAAAACAAGACGATCAAGTCGTTGGCTCATTCAAAACAGGAATTGTTGTTCCATATTCACAGGAATATACATTCACACCGACAAATGATCATTTAATCGAGGAAATAGCATCAGCAGGAGGCGGCAAGGTAATCGATAACTTGGATCATGTCTTCTCATCAGAAGGCCTTCCTCCACGTTACGACAAACAGGATTTGTTCTACCTGTTCCTAACGTTAGCACTGCTTCTATTTCTGATGGATGTGGCGGTAAGAAGGTTTCGCATGAATGTTGCTTTTGTAAGTAAAATAAGCGAACGTTTTAAACGTAAACAAGAGAAAGTGCATGAAGATACAAAGCGTCGAGCTGCACAATTTAGTCAATTGAAACAAGCTTCAACCAAGCGGGAGAATGTGCCATCACGTAAGGCTAAACCAACAGCGAAAAAACAGCCGCAAGAAAAAGGAACAAAAACGGCGGAACAAGTTAAATCTGAGGGAACGGATCATAAAGAAAAAGAAAGCAAAGAAGACCGCTTGCAACGACTTCTCAAAGCTAAAAACAAGAAATAGGGATTCAGGTGGTTGTCCCGGTTGTCCTTCTCCGGTTGTGCGGAGTTGGTTTCTTTTCTTTACGAGCGCATAAATCTCGATACGTTGTTACGGTTTCAGTAACAAGGCGTTACGACAGGACGTCGCTTCTTAGCTTGCTTGCGTCTTTGTTCATTCTATGAATGACAGAAAGTTGTTGCATTATTCCTTTTTAAGATAATCCTCTGGTATAATAGATGCAGTGTAATAAGGTTTTCGTGGGTGGTGGCTCACCCCTTTAATAGAAAGGGGGTGATGCCTATGACAGTTTACGAGTCATTGATTGTAATGATTTCGTTCGCAGCGCTTGTCGTTGCCATTCTGTCAGAAAAAAAGTAACCACCCTGTTAGCCTAGCGAGCATTTAGGTGGTCACCTTTTCCTAATGTGAGCCGCCCCCTTGAAGGGCTGTTACACACAAGACCGTTTGGTGTACCAGCACCACTCGGTCTTTATTAATGTATTTCCTATCTATTTATATTATACACGATTTGTTGAAATGTTAAAATAAAAGTTGTCCTTTGGCTTTTTGGGTACCATACTGTTCATCCTATCAGAACATTGTTTTCCTTATAAACTACCTAATAAAGATAGATATGTACTGCAGGGGGAAAAAAGAACGTCAATGATATAGTTAATTTTGTTTGGTCTATAGCAGAAAAATTGCAAGGCCCTTATAAAAAAGAGGATCATTACGTTTGGCAATACACTGTCAAACGGCCAATTCCTGGAATATAGCTAAAAGGAGCAAACCACATGCTTACAAAAAAATTATACTATCAAGACCAGTATCAACGGTCATTTACAGCTAATCTGCAAAGGTCGGGCAAAGATGGACAAGGGCGTTTTTATGTTGTCTTGGATCAGACTGCATTTTACCCAACCGGTGGCGGACAGCCGCATGATACCGGAACGCTGAATGATGTGAACGTGTACGACGTAGAAGAAGTGGACGGAGAAATTCGGCATTACTTAGAGGAACCTGCCGAGGGATACCATACATTTACTGGAAAAATCGATTGGGAGCGGCGGTTCGACCATATGCAGCAGCACGCTGGACAACACATATTATCTGCAGCTTTTGACAACGAATTTGGCTTGAAAACAGTCAGCTTTCACTTAGGCACGGAAGTATGTTCCATTGACCTGGAAACAGTGAACCTATCCGACGAGGAAGCGGCTCAGGCAGAGGCTATCGCCAATAAGATTATCCTGGAAAACCGTCCGTTGGATACGAAATGGGTAACCGAAAATGAATTAGCTGCCTATTCGCTCAGGAAAGCCGTCTCCGTTACCGACCATATTCGTCTCGTTATCATTCCGGAATTCGATTATAACGGCTGTGGCGGCACACATCCTGATTCCTGCGGGCAGGTTCAATCGATTAAAATATTGCATTGGGAAAAACAAAAAAAGCATAAAATACGTGTTTATTTTGTTTGCGGAAACCGCGTCCTCAGGCAGCTTGGTGCGAAACATCAGGTCACACAGCGGCTCACAGCCACGTTAAATGCACCGCAGGAAAAGCTGGACGAAGCGGCAAACAAGGCTTTACAGCAAATAAAAGACCATGAAAAAACGATCGATACATTGAAATCGGAACTGATCAAGTATGAAGCAGGCGCCTATATTGATCACGCGGCCTGCATCAACGACCGCAATATCGTTCAGGCAATTTTTCAAGACCGGCCAATGCGTGAGCTCCAGCAATTGGCAAAGCACATTACGGTAAGCACAACGAATATCTTGGTGCTTCTCATTAGCGAAACCGACAATAAACTGCAGTTGGTTTGTTCGAAAAGTGACGATGTACCTGCCAACATGAATGATGTTGTTCAACAAACACTGCCTCTTATTAATGGAAAAGGCGGTGGGAACGGTTCGACTGCACAAGGAGGAGGCGACAAGACCATCGCAGCTCAGAAGGTTATGGAGGCGCTTGTGAGTCAGGTCAGCAGCCTGACACAAAAGTAGGTTCTGCAGGCCCTTCGCCGGGAGGAGCGCTTCTTTAATATGGAGCGTTTGTCGATGGAATAGTGCCTGATTTGTTGAGGAAACTTTTCACGTATTCTATAGGAGAGAGTGTGCTTATGCGTTGTTTTTGTGAGAATGGAGAAATAGTTGATTTAAAGTGAAATCAGCAAAAGCCCATGAAATGTCACTAAACTTTCCCCATGATTTCAAATCTACATTATCAAAAAGAACGAAAGAAATAGGTTGCAGATTGGCTTCCGGACTACCAAGGATTTTTACCCTATGCGGATGCTTTTGGGTCGGTCCAGTTTTAGTTACTTTCAGTCCTTTTACCATAATTAATATTTGCGACAATAATAAGGACAGGACGTTTTTTCAAGCCCTGTCCTTCCTGCTGCCAATCTTCAATTGCGTTTTTGAAAACTTGTTACGACTGTCATGTTGTGTAATAGGCATCTTTTTGTCCTCCTTATTACACATACATACACCCTTCAAAACAGGTTGGTGATTCTCCCTTCGCTCAAGTTGTCACAAATTTGGGTTTCATTTCCAAACAATTTGGTTATGGTCGGGGATTGGCTTCTCTTATAGGCGGCGGGAACGATTCCATTGCACAGGGGGGACAAGGCTATCGCAACCCCGGAGTTCATGAAGGTGTTAGTGAATCGGGTCTACAGCACTATGGCGTAAGCCGGTTGACCTCTTGGGTTGTAGACTTCTGCCAGAGGAGCACCGAGAAAAGGGATAGGCAACTTGTCTACTATGCACTCGTAATAAAAGCGTTTATTACGCCAAGGCCTTTAATCTTATCCAGGTTTTGAAGCACTTGTTTTTTCCCTGAATATGGGCCAGCCTCCACGCAATAGAGTTCACCGCTATCGACTTTATATATTTTAATGTCTGCATTAATGTTATTCTTGGTTATTAAATTATACTGGTGCTGAGCACGCTTTTTCCTGTCAGTTGTACCCACAACTATCTTATACTTCCCCATAAAAATCCTCCTAGTTCCGTTTACAGGTAGTATATTCAACTGTTAAGCAAAGGAATGGTCGATGGACATGGGTTTTTGTAAATTGATTAAATAATCTAATAGAAACTAAGGCGGGATAGCGAATACTGTCGGACAAAACGCTGGAAGAAGGTGGTTTTTTTCCGTGGAGAATGAAGTAACACTGAGGAAAGTGTATCACCTCTCATGCGGGACAACGGTAGCATAAATCAAAATTTCCGATTAGATAGATACCCATGTTTAAAAACTATCTTCCAATATAATAGTGAATTTATAGCTGATGATGAAAGTAACTTATTGGATGATTATACGGATGCCTTAAATTACTTTTTAAATAAATGGACAGTCATAAACTACAAAATTCAAAAACCCTCTACTCTTTTTCGGCATATTTGATAAAATAGTACTAGAAATAGATATAATTTCTTAAATAAGTCGGGTTGGTGAATTTTATGGAGAACTATTCACGTCTGATTTTTCAAATGAATATAAATGAAACGGTAATTGAAGAATTAGTTTCTTTTTTATGCGAGGGGACCAAAGTCTACTTTTTTACATATGACCCTACTGACATATTATTCGAAAATAAAGTTATCAAATTTGCTACTGATTTCCAACTCTTTTTTGCTTATGAGGTTCCATTTCATAGTGAACTTCATTATTCTTTCAATCACACTAATGGAGAGGTACCTAAACCAGTGCTGGAGTTCCTCGATAAAAATGCAGCTTATTTTAATAAGCAACAATTCCTTATTGAACATGCTCTCGTAAATGAAAATATCAGTGTATCTGCTGGAGCAGGTACTGGAAAAACGACAGTCATGCTTAATCGGATTATGTTTTTGAAATATAAAAATCCGAGTATGACGTTCTCAGAGCTGGCTTTAATCACATTTACTAATAAGGCAGCTAATAACATGCGTCAAAAATTAATCGATAAAATAAAGGTATATTTTAAAATTACCAATGACTTAAAGTATCTTAGTTGGCTACAGGAATTGAAAGATATGACAATCGGAACCATTCATTCGTTTGCCCGCCAAATTTTGAATTTGAATATGAATTCGATGTTTGAGAATAAAGATATACGGGTGAGTAAGTTTACTTACAAACGACGAAAGATTATTGAAGAAGTTATCGATGAATTCCATGAAGAAAAACCAAAGCTTTTTGCTAAGTTTAAATATATAGAGCAATATCGAATTGTCTATGCTGTCGAGTCAATTATCAATCAATTACGAAATTATTCTTTTTCTGTAAATGCAATCCAAAATATGGATTTTGGATATGCCGATGACGGTTCCCATGAACTTTTTGAGTTTGTTGTTAAAGAAACAATAAATAGGTTGGAAACATACAAAGCAGAGGCAGGGTATATTGAAGTAAATGACTTAATCACCAATCTAGAGCTGCTGAAGTCAAAGGAAATAGGTTATGAGATCCCATTCAAATATATCTTTATTGATGAGTTTCAGGATACAGATAGACAACAGACGATGTTCTTTTCATATTTGGTAAATCATTATCCGCTATCATTATTTGTTGTGGGTGATGTAAAGCAAAGCATTTACAGGTTTAGAGGTGCTGACTATACTGCTTTTAAACAATTGAAGGGTCAAGTAACCATTCATCAGGAACATTTTTTACAAATTAATTATCGATCGGATAAGAATCTGTTAACTCAGTTGAACAATATATTCAAGGTCTGGCCCGATTGGGTCAAAACATTTAAATTTGACAAAAAGGATTACCTTATAGACGGGTTTGAACCGGAAAAACAGTTGGATAAGCCCGTTGTTAATCAAACTTTTCAGACAAATGCAAGCCTTATCAACTATTTAAGGAAAGTAGAAAACACTGATACAGCAGTTCTGGTAAGATCTAATCGTGAAGTAAATGAATTATCAGCACTTTGTGAGGAGAACAATATCTTTTATACCGCAGATCGAGATGGAGATTTTTATCGGACGATTGCTGTCAGGGAGTTTTATCAACTTTTAAAGCGGTTTACCCATCCAAAAGTATGGAACAATCGCTACATGCTTCACCTTTCTTCTTATGGTGAGCGTAGTCTTCCTGTGGCGGATGTGTTATCTGGGTTCAATGCAGACAAGATGTATATAAGGCAATTGCTAACTGACAAAGATCAACTACTAGAGCCATTTGAAGAACAATTTAAGAATAAACCAGTATTTGAAGTACTGCAAGAAATTGTTCAAACGATAAATCCGGCAAAGGTTTATGCAGAAAGATTTATTTCAGATAAATCGGTGACTGGTACAGAAAAAGATGCAAAATATTATCTAGAGCAAGCTAGAACTTTGAGCCATGAGTATCAATTAAACCTTGATCATCTTATATATTTATTAAAAGAAGAATCTAGAGGAACTGTCCCGACGTTAAGTAAGCTTTTAAATATACTGTCACTAAAAATGACTACAGATAAAAGCATAACAAAACTTACCTCAACAGAACCGGGAAACGCACGCTTGTCCATTATGACAGTACATAAGGCAAAAGGTCTGGATTTTGACTACGTTTTTCTTCCGTATACAGAAAGAAGTTTTAATAGTTACTCAAAAACTGATGTTGTCACCAGCGGGAATGCTATAGGCTATAAAACGTTTATTTCTAAGGGTAAAACCTATAAAAATGATGTATATAAATCTTTGCGGACTGATGAGATTTTTGAGGAGGCTGGTGAGGAGACACGTTTGCTTTATGTCGCATTGACTAGGGCAAAAAAGGGTGTTTATTTGGATGCTCCAGATTATTCGCACAGTCAAACTGCAACTCGGTGGGGTGATTTGATTGCAAAAGGACTTGAAAAAGAAACAACAAACACAGCACATTAATGGGCTATTCCCGTACCAGACATATACATCTTTGGCGTCTTGTTTAGATCAACAAATTTATTCTGATAAAGAGCTCCATATATTCGGATTAGGTTCTTTGGCCGCAAAAGTTAAAAAGAATTTTAATCTTATTGTAAACACCTTTACGGATTTATCCTATTTATTGTTCAATGAGTATCATCGTGCTGAGACGCATATCTATTTTCAGTCGACATTAAGGAAATTAATTCAAGAGGGCTATTTCAATCACCAAAACTATTTAATAAACCGGTTGTCCGCGATTGTCGATACGATGTATACAATTGCGGATATCGGTGTAGAGGAAATTCCTGTTCAACTTTATAACGGTAGGCAAAAGGAAGTAATGTATCTTGTTAATCGGTTACTGGAAGAAAGCATTGTTAAAGACTATAATGATCAAAAGGTTCATCTAACAAAAGAAAATATCTCCTTGAAGTTGGCGGGGCACACTAGAATAGAAAAGTTTATTTTTTATGAGGTGGAATATTTAAATTATGGCCGTATGAATTTAATTCATTTTCTTCATCGAAAGGGTTTTAAAATAGAATTCCGTATTCCATACCAACATCAATATCAACGAACGTTCGGTTATTGGAAACAGGTTTATGAAGTTGTCACCAAGCAGAAAATTTGGGATTCGAATGTTAACGAGGGCCCAACAAATCACAAAGGGGAACGGTTTGCTTTATTCAATGAGGGAATACCTTCCAAATTAAACGAGCGGGACAATGTTTCTGTCTTTGAATTCGAATCTCAACATAGTTTTCGAACGTACTTTCAAAAAACAGATGACCATATTTTTTCTATTAATCCAGATGAAATCCAAACATTAGTTAGCGATACTTTTAGTGAGCTATACGAAAATACAATTGGTAGATTTCCATATCATCTTCAGTACTGCACGTATTGGAATGGTAAAATTTATTTATCTTACCAAAATCTGATTGATTTAATTACAAGTGAATGGGTGAGTTTAGAAGATGCCAAAGGTAAAGATGGGCTT from Lentibacillus cibarius carries:
- a CDS encoding alanyl-tRNA editing protein; translation: MLTKKLYYQDQYQRSFTANLQRSGKDGQGRFYVVLDQTAFYPTGGGQPHDTGTLNDVNVYDVEEVDGEIRHYLEEPAEGYHTFTGKIDWERRFDHMQQHAGQHILSAAFDNEFGLKTVSFHLGTEVCSIDLETVNLSDEEAAQAEAIANKIILENRPLDTKWVTENELAAYSLRKAVSVTDHIRLVIIPEFDYNGCGGTHPDSCGQVQSIKILHWEKQKKHKIRVYFVCGNRVLRQLGAKHQVTQRLTATLNAPQEKLDEAANKALQQIKDHEKTIDTLKSELIKYEAGAYIDHAACINDRNIVQAIFQDRPMRELQQLAKHITVSTTNILVLLISETDNKLQLVCSKSDDVPANMNDVVQQTLPLINGKGGGNGSTAQGGGDKTIAAQKVMEALVSQVSSLTQK
- a CDS encoding putative holin-like toxin encodes the protein MTVYESLIVMISFAALVVAILSEKK
- a CDS encoding SPOR domain-containing protein, whose amino-acid sequence is MGKYKIVVGTTDRKKRAQHQYNLITKNNINADIKIYKVDSGELYCVEAGPYSGKKQVLQNLDKIKGLGVINAFITSA
- a CDS encoding VWA domain-containing protein is translated as MALQVEHPLWLFGFIPVAIVLYLYWRSNTRLTGGRKIVLTVLRALIFTLVIVALAGVQMRWSVEQVDSAIVVDRSHSMMEKEQTVLSQINDALEDKAPEDKAGVISTGREAVVEKPLSDHVRGIQSFETDTNRSYTNLASGLQLGGSMFSANDTGRVVLMTDGNENIGDAVRQATYLHKRGYVVDVVPFSPEYKDDVALTSFDVPETIYLGEQAALSMTIDSSMDTSGQVRIKQDGQTIVDQTVSLNKGSNQLAFHHLVSTDGFHTFRAEVISERDQVVENNQLAAFAETKGLPNVLIVEGENGAAANLEKALDASAVQAKTISPDLLPRQLSSYLTYDTIVFSNVSAHMVTGKQMTLMERAVKNFGVGFIMTGGDQAFGVGGYFKTPIEKLLPVDMEVKGKKELPSLGLSIVLDKSGSMGGNKIALAREAAARSVELLREKDTLGVIAFDGTPWQVVEPGPIDDKEDVLKQIRSITASGGTDIFTPLTQAYDQMDPLELKRKHIILLTDGQSATSTNYRQMIEEAQNKGITLSTVAIGRRADGPLLEEMAQLGGGRFYQVHNNSSIPTILSRETSLVTRTYIEDDPFYPKVTAGAGGWGSYFDKGVPQMNAYIATTPKGRAQQLLTSEKDDPVLARWQYGLGKTVAWTSDLSGEWAGDWPQWKNWSPLWNDIVTWTFPQYQKKSYQVSKQIEGNQVTLNVTAADNETSTLHATLVRDTGEEVPFNLQPKAPGAYQGAFEANNQGVYFLQITEKQDDQVVGSFKTGIVVPYSQEYTFTPTNDHLIEEIASAGGGKVIDNLDHVFSSEGLPPRYDKQDLFYLFLTLALLLFLMDVAVRRFRMNVAFVSKISERFKRKQEKVHEDTKRRAAQFSQLKQASTKRENVPSRKAKPTAKKQPQEKGTKTAEQVKSEGTDHKEKESKEDRLQRLLKAKNKK
- a CDS encoding UvrD-helicase domain-containing protein, producing MENYSRLIFQMNINETVIEELVSFLCEGTKVYFFTYDPTDILFENKVIKFATDFQLFFAYEVPFHSELHYSFNHTNGEVPKPVLEFLDKNAAYFNKQQFLIEHALVNENISVSAGAGTGKTTVMLNRIMFLKYKNPSMTFSELALITFTNKAANNMRQKLIDKIKVYFKITNDLKYLSWLQELKDMTIGTIHSFARQILNLNMNSMFENKDIRVSKFTYKRRKIIEEVIDEFHEEKPKLFAKFKYIEQYRIVYAVESIINQLRNYSFSVNAIQNMDFGYADDGSHELFEFVVKETINRLETYKAEAGYIEVNDLITNLELLKSKEIGYEIPFKYIFIDEFQDTDRQQTMFFSYLVNHYPLSLFVVGDVKQSIYRFRGADYTAFKQLKGQVTIHQEHFLQINYRSDKNLLTQLNNIFKVWPDWVKTFKFDKKDYLIDGFEPEKQLDKPVVNQTFQTNASLINYLRKVENTDTAVLVRSNREVNELSALCEENNIFYTADRDGDFYRTIAVREFYQLLKRFTHPKVWNNRYMLHLSSYGERSLPVADVLSGFNADKMYIRQLLTDKDQLLEPFEEQFKNKPVFEVLQEIVQTINPAKVYAERFISDKSVTGTEKDAKYYLEQARTLSHEYQLNLDHLIYLLKEESRGTVPTLSKLLNILSLKMTTDKSITKLTSTEPGNARLSIMTVHKAKGLDFDYVFLPYTERSFNSYSKTDVVTSGNAIGYKTFISKGKTYKNDVYKSLRTDEIFEEAGEETRLLYVALTRAKKGVYLDAPDYSHSQTATRWGDLIAKGLEKETTNTAH